AACATCGGTAAGAGCAGCAGTATCCCCTGCAGCATCAGATCGGAAAACAAACTGACAACGTTACCCATCGACACTTCCATGCCTAGTTTCTGTTCGAGTATCAGGCCGAACATGCGTAGGAGGCGTTCCTTATAATAACCGCCAAGCATAATAAAGCTTAGGAATACGAATAGCAGGATAAAAGCAGCGGGAAGCTCCGGGCTTTTGGCCACCTGGCCTTTTTGACGAGCCTCTTGCCGTTTCTTTGGCGTTGCACGCTCCGTCTTTTCTTGTGAGAACAGCTGTAAGTCAAGCGTCCAACGATACGGTCTCACGATCGCTGCCCTCCTGCCTAAGATACGGGACCATGAATGATGACAAACAGCTTATTCATGGCGGTAAACATCTGCGAAAACAAATGATTGAAGATGATGACGAGCCCTGGGAGCATGATAGCCAGCATCAGCAATCCTATTATGATTTTGAGCGGAATACCGATGACAAACACATTATATTGAGGTGCCGTTCTGGCAAGAAATCCAAGTCCCACATCAGTTAAAAACATGGCAACGACTATAGGCGCCGACATTTGCAGCGCAAGCATAAAGGTGTCGGCAAACGTCCGCACAAGGAAATCGGCAATGCTTCCTTCATACAAACGGCTGAAAAGTGAATTAGAAAGCGGGATCCACTCATAGCTCTGCAGTATAGCGGACAACAAGTAATGATGACCGTTTATGGACAAGAAAATGAGAGTCGCTATCATAAATTTCAAATTTGCGAGAAGCGGAGCGGAAGCGCCCGTCATCGGGTCGATTACGTCGGCGATGCCGAATCCTATCTGCAGGTCCATAAAAGCGCCGGCAGTTTGAATAGCTGCAAAAAATAAATATGAGGTAAATCCAAGCAGAACTCCCGCCAATATTTCCCTTACGATGATCAAGATAAATCCGGCGTCCGGTACAATAGTTTGCTTTAACCCATAGGTCAAAAATACGAGCAGCGATACTATAAAACAAAACCCTATCTTAAATGAGGCCGGTACATTTCGGGAAGAAAATACAGGCGCAACGACGAAAAAAGAGGTTATTCGACAAAAAATAAGCAAAAAAATAGGGAATCCTTTCAAAAAAACATCCATCGATCCACAGCCTATCCGATGTATTTATACAGGTTGTTCAGCAGGTTGTAAGTGAAATCGACCAGCGTGTTTAATATCCATGGACCAAACAGCAAAATCGAAAGCAGGACCGCTACAATTTTCGGAATGAATCCGAGCGTCTGTTCCTGGATTTGGGTTGTTGCCTGGAAGATACTTACGATCAGTCCAACGACAAGCCCAAGAACCAGCATCGGTGCGCTGGCTTTCAACACCGTGTACACCGCTTGCCCAGCTAAAGCAATTACGAAGTCTGAACTCACGGCTGCACTCCTCTCTGACAGACGTTACGTATGGAAACTCAGCAGCAGAGACTTCACGATCAGATACCATCCGTCAACAAGCACGAAAAGCAAGATTTTAAAAGGCAACGAGATCATTACCGGGGGCAGCATCATCATCCCCATAGCCATAAGTGTGCTGGCCACTACCATATCGATAACAAGGAATGGTATGAAAATCATGAACCCCATTTGAAAAGCGGTTCGGAGTTCACTTAGGGTGTATGCCGGCACCATTACCGTAATAGGAATATCCTCGTACGTTTTTGGCTTCGCTGTTTTTGTGTAATTCATAAATAGAAGCAGGTCTTTCTCCCGTGTTTGGTTAAACATAAACTTCTTCATTGGCACTACCGCTTTGCTAAGCGCTTCCGTCTGAGTTAAGTCTCCCTTTAAATAAGGCTGGAGCGCCACTTCGTTCACTTGTCCGAAAGTTGGCGCCATAATAAAGAAGGAAAGAAACATAGCCAGACCGATCAATACTTGGTTGGGCGGCATTTGCTGCGTGCCAAGAGAAGTTCGTACAAACCCGAGAACAATGACAATCCGGGTAAAACTGGTCATTAACACAAGAATAGCCGGTGCAACGCTCAAAACTGTAATAATAAGCAGCAGTGAAAGTGCGCTGGTGCCCGGCTTTTCACTTCCATCGCCGATATTCACGCTGACATTCGGCAATGGGGCTGCGAACGTGTGGCTGTGAACCAACAGTGCGATCGCTTGTAATGCGATCAAAGATATTATGATTTTCTTGTTCATTCGTCCAACAACCGATCGTTGTGATTTTGCTCCTTGAGCAGATCTTCTACCTTTTGTTTCTGAACCGATTGACGCTTCATCTTATCCTGCAGCATCTCTTGAAAAGAAGCTGCCGCTTGCCACGGCTCCGAAGTAGGCTCAATATTTTGCTTTCTGTTTCGCAATCGGCTTAGCAAATCTGCAATTGATGAGCTGTTCCAGTGGCGGCTGTTTTGCTGATCGATCGCCTCCAATACGGCTGAAGCCGCATAAGCATCCTCGATTTTATCCAAAAGCGTAATGCTGTCTCCGACCCCTACCACATATACTCGTCCCGATAGTTCAACAACCTGCAGCGATTTATTAGGACCAAGGGGAATACCGCCTAGCGATCGGAGCGCACGATTGTTACCCCATCCCCGATTTCGTGCGGAGAGCCACTTGATAAGAAGGACAATAAGGCCGATGACCAGCATGAGGGCAACAATGACCCAAATAAAGTAACCGACTCCTGGGCCGCCGATATCAGGCGCCCCGTCCTGCCCCGGCGCCGCCGCCGCCAGGTTAACTGTCATAAGCCACCCGCCGAGAGATAAGCCCGCAAGCCGTAATCCGTTTTTGCTTTTCATTCTTCGATTAACCAAGCGTTTTCTTGATCGCCTCGATTACCCGGTCGGCCTGGAACGGTTTTACGATAAAGTCTTTTGCGCCTGCTTGAATTGCATCGATAACCATAGCTTGCTGACCCATCGCAGAACACATAATAACTTTGGCGTTTCCATCGATTTTTTTGATTTCTTTCAAGGCGACGATCCCGTCCATTTCCGGCATTGTAATATCCATCGTTATCAAGTCAGGTTTAAGCTCCTTGTATTTTTCGATTGCCTGAGATCCGTCCTGTGCTTCTCCGACAACCTCGTACCCGTTTTTCGTTAAAATGTCACGAATCATCATTCTCATGAACGCTGCATCGTCTACGATCAAAATGCGGTTTGCCATTGTTATTTCCCCCTAAAAGTTTTGTGCGGTTACTTCTTGGATACGCTGCTTTAGCAAGCACAAAACTTGCTTCGGAAGCATACTCCCAGTTTTGTGCGGTTACTTCTTGGATACGTTGCTTTAGCAAGCACAAAACTTGCTTCGGAAGCATACTCCCAGTTTTGTGCGGTTACTTCTTGGATACGTTGCTTTAGCAAGCACAAAACTTGCTTCGGAAGCATACTCCCAGTTTTGTGCGGTTACTTCTTGGATACGCTGCTTTAGCAAGCAAAAAACTCGCTTCGGAAGCATGCTCCTAGTTTTGTGCGATAATTCTTAAATAGGTTGCTTTGAAAGCACAAAACACGCCTCGTAAGCATATGCCAAGTTTTGTGCGGTACTTTTTATTTTCCGAATTATTGCAATTTTTGCATGCGGTCCCATTGGCTGACTATGTCGGTAACCCGCACACCGAAGTTTTCATCGATAACGACGACTTCACCTTTAGCAATCAGTTTATTATTGACAAGTATATCCACCGGTTCGCCCGCAAGCTTATCGAGCTCAATAATTGAACCTTGCGACAGTTCAAGAATATCCTTGATTTGCTTCTGTGTTCTTCCCAATTCCACCGTGACCTTCAGCGGAATGTCGAGCAGCAAATTCAGATTCGAATCTTCCGGTTGTATATAAGGCGCGCCTTGAAAATTTGCAAATTGTACCGGCTGCACATTTACATTCCGGTTAGGCAGCCCGCCATAGGTCTGCGGTCCGGCAGCGTATTGAGGCACGGACTGCTCCATATGCGCTGCCGCCGCAGCAGGCGGTGACATTGGAATGGGCGGTGCCGCAGGTGCCGGTTCCGGAGCCGCATACGTCTGCGCCGGTGGTGCGCTGACAGGCGCTGCAGGGGCCGGGACAGGTTCTGAGTCGAAAGCTCCCCCCATAAGTGTTGACACCATTTCTTTTGCAAAAGAAATAGGAAGCAGCTGCATAATGGTAGAATCGATCAGATCTCCGATTGCCAGTCGGAACGAAACCTTTATGAATGTATCGTCAGGCGGCAAGTTATCTACGCCTTCGCCATTAGAAACGTTTAATATATCAATGCCGGGCGGCGATATGTTTACAAACCGGTTGAATATCGTGGACATTGAGGTAGCAGATGAGCCCATCATTTGGTTCATTGCTTCTTGTACGGCGCTAATGTGAATCTCATTGAGTTCTTCGTTCGCCGGTTTCCCTTCTCCTCCAAGCATCAAATCCGCTATCGTTTGTGCGTCCGCGGTCTTAATGACGAGTGAATTGATCCCTTGAAACCCGTCTACATAGCGGACGGAAACTGCAACGTGCGGCTTTGGAAATTCATCATCAAGTTCGCTTCGTTTGATTATAGATACCGTAGGTGTTGTAATATCTACTTTTCTACCGAGCAATGTCGATAATGCGGTTGCAGCGCTGCCAAATGTGATATTACCGATTTCCCCTAAAGCATCCTGTTCGATGGAGCTTAAGTAATCGCTTAGCTGCTGCTCCAGTCCCGCCGCCTCGGGCATATCCGGCTCATCGGAAGATTGACGCAGCAGGGCATCGATTTCTTCTTGAGATAAGTAATCTTTACTCGTCATATTCCTCTTCCACTCCTTCGGTGAGAACCTCGTCGATCTGAATGGCCAATCGGTCTTTGACCGAGCCCGGGCTTCCTTTAAATTTGAGCTTTTCTCCGACCTTAATGTCCAATCCTTCACTGATCGGCTTATTCAAAGCGATGACATCTCCGACGCCCAGTCCCAGAAATTCGCGAATTGATATGCTGGACTGTCCAAGCTCTGCCACAATCGGAAGCTTTGCTTTACTGACCCGCTGTTTCAATACTTCTATCTCTTCTGGCGCACGTGTTTTCTTCTGGGAAACAAACCAATGATGTACGGATAACCGCGGCATGATCGGCTCGATTACTACGTGAGGAATACACAAGTTGATCATTCCAGTTGTATCACCGATCTTCGTACTAAGCGATATAAGTGCAATAGTCTCGTTTGGAGAGACGATTTGCATAAATTGCGGGTTCGTCTCCAGCGCTTCCATCCTCGGCGATATATCGATAACCGTCTTCCACGCTTCCTGCAGGCTTTCAAAAGCGCGACTGAAAATTCGCTCCATGATGATGGTTTCTATTTCAGTCAATGCATTGATCTTGGATGGCGCCATTCCCTGGCCCCCGAGCATCCGGTCAAGCATCGCATATGCGACGTTCGGGTGCACTTCGAGAACCATCCGACCTTCCAGCGGCTCCGCTTCAAAGATGTTCAGTATCGTCATCTTCGGAATCGATCGAATAAATTCATCGTATGGCAGCTGCTCTACTTGGACGACACTAATTTGAACAAAGGTGCGAAGCTGCGCCGAGAAATAGGTTGTCAAATATCGCGCGAAGTTTTCGTGTACCCGGGTCAAGCTCCGGAGGTGATCCTTCGAGAAACGGAGCGCACGCTTGAATTCGTAGGACCGAATTTTCTTCTGCGTATCTTCCTTTTTCAATTCCTCTGCGTCCATCTCTCCGGATGATAAAGCAGCAAGCAACGCGTCAATTTCATTCTGCGACAAAACATCAACCAATTATCTCACCCCCTTCGAAGGAATGCGGCATCTCATCATTAGAGCTTCGTTACTATAAAATCCGTCACTTGGACGTTAACGAGCTTACCGTCGGGAAGCTGCGGATTAATCAAGTTAAGCAATTTCGCACACAGCTCGTCTTTTCCGCGAGATCCATTGATTTCCTCCGGTGTAATATCCGCCAGTGTACGAATAATAATCGGTTTGATCTCGATATCTTTAATTTTGTCGAAATCTTCTTTCGTTGATTTCTCATCGAGCTGGAATGCAAATCCCATTACTGCAATATAATCGTCACCGGCCAGATTCGTTTTGATATCCGTGATCTCACTCGTGACTGCAACCCGCTCATCTGCATCAAGGTGCACGACTTTCACTTTATCCGCACTGCTGGCAGCTTTCCCCGTTGCATCTTTTGTTGCGTCGCCGCTCATCATAGAGTTGTATAAAATAACGGCCACTATAGCGATTAGCGTAATCGCAAGCAATATCGTAATCAACCAGGGCAGCATCTTTTTCATGTCGAGGGTCCCTCCGTTTGTCCGCTCTTTAGGGTCGCCGCATAAACGCCGATCGAGCGAAGATACAACTGAATGGAGGAAATCAAATCTGCCGCTTTCTCCAAGACCAGTATTTTTTTACCCGTTGTAAGTGTAATTAACGTATCAGGCGTTTCTTCGACCGTTTCGATAAGCAGCGCGTTGACATAATATTGAGTACCGTTCAAACGCGTTACAGCAATCATGGGCTCCCTCCTTAATCTGTCAGGGAGGCGAAAATGCCTCCCCTGCCGGCGGCTATCCTATCGTTTTAAATTAACAACCTCTTGCAAAATTTCGTCGGATGTCGTGATAATTCTTGAATTAGCCTGGAAACCGCGCTGTGCGACAATCATTTCCGTGAACTCCGAAGTCAAATCCACATTTGACATTTCAAGCTGACCTGCGACGATTGCGCCTGTTCCGGCTGTCAGATCGCCGGCGGTAGTCAATGTTTCATCACCGTTAGCATTCGCATTCTGAGTCATTTTGTATAAGTTTCCACCGAGCTTCTCAAGACCGCCGGGGTTAACTACTTTCATAATGCCCAATTGAGCGACTACAGAGCTGGTTCCGTCATCAGCAACGCCGATTATCGATCCGTCTTGTGCAATCGAGAACGACTTCACGGCTGCAGGATCAAGTTTTATCGGTGCACCGCCTGAATCAAGGACGAACATCCCGTCACCATTCACAAGTTGACCGAGAGCATCGAGAGTGAAGTTACCGGCGCGAGTAAGATATTTGGTAGTGCCGTCGTCGGGCGATACCGCGAAAAATCCGTCACCGTCAATCCGAAGATCGGTCGGCACGTTCGTAGTCATGGCGCTTCCGGGAGTATGAACGGTGTCGATGGAGGCGAGAGCAACGCCAAGACCGATTTGCTTCGCGTTTACTCCGCCGGTAGTTCCGTCTTCGGGGCGTGTTACTCCCGCAACGGACTGGCTCAGGATGTCCTTGAACATAACGCGGCCAGCCTTGAAGCCGACAGTATTAACGTTCGCGATATTGTTGCCGATTACATCAAGCTTAGTTTGAAATCCCCGCATACCTGACACACCGGAATACATTGACCTTAACATACGTTATTCAACCTCCTAAGAGTTTTTAGTGATACTTCCCGAATGATCCTGCTTGGAGCTAAAAACTCACTTCGGAAGCATACGCTAAGAGTTTTTAGCGATACTTCCCGAATGATCCTGCTTGGAGCTAAAAACTCACTTCGGAAGCATACGCTTCGAGTTTTTAGTGATACTTCCCGAATGATCCTGCTTGGAGCTAAAAACTCACTTCGGAAGCATACGCTTCGAGTTTTTAGCGATACTTCCCGAATGATCCTGCTTGGAGCTAAAAACTCACTTCGGAAGCATACGCTTCGAGTTTTTAGTGATACTTCCCGAATGATCCTGCTTGGAGCTAAAAACTCACTTCGGAAGCATACGCTTCGAGTTTTTAGTGATACTTCCCGAACGATCCTTCTTTGGATGCTCCGAGTTTGACCGTTTAATGCCTTTAAGCCGCTTCCGTCGTTCCGCAGCTTACACCGGCTTCCTGCTTAGAGGTCCAGCCTGTTATGAAACAATTACCGCACTGTCAATCTGAGTAAATACATTGCCCTGAACCGTATTGCCATCCATCGCGGTAACCACGGTTCGACTGGGTATATTGACGATCATGGCAATCTCCCGGTATACGACTAACGAGTCTTTCGCTCCTTTGGCCGCTGCCTGATCGATTGCATGGCCTATTTTCGCCAAGGCCTCCGGTTTTAATGAGATTCCACGCTGCGCAAGCCTTAGTTCTGCATGATGACTGAAATTGAGAATACTGCGTCCGAGAGTTTCCTTAAAAGAAACCGTTGCCGTTGAACCCTCCTGCCGTGACTGCTTGCGTACCTGAGGATTCACTCCGTTCAAACGAAGATCTCCGATCGTGAATTGATCATTCACTCGTTTGTTCACCACCTTCGGCGATGGAAATGATATCGTCGAGTTTGATATCCAGATCACCGACTCTGGCGTACTGCGTACCGTCTTTAATCAGTATCGAATCAACTTTGCCGCTCTTTGAAATGAGCTCGCCGGTTTGGCCGGTTTGATACCACTCCACATCCTTGCCGATCATGCTGGAGGCCATTCCAAGATTTTGGCGAATCTTGGTCAGTTCACCCGTCATATTCATTAACTGTTCAACCGAAGAGAACTGCGCCATTTGTGCAATAAAATCTTTATCTTGCAGCGGCTGCATCGGGTCCTGATTTTGAAGCTGAGTAACCAGAATTCGCAGAAAATCATCTTTTCCAAGCGTTTCGTCTTTCGTCTTAGCCGATGCGGTCTGAACATTGCTCTTAGCATAATAAGGCCATACATTTCCGGTGGAGATTGCATCGTTTGACATGTTTGCTTCACCTCCGTTCAAAAAAGAACGTAATAGTTCGAAGGACGAAATCACACTAAAGTGTGAATCCCTCTGCCGAGTCCCATGCGCCGATCGACCGCCTGCTCGGCCGCTTTTCCCTCCAGGTCGACATCAAAGGCCGTCACTTCCCCCAAGGTATCGCTTTCCGATTTATTTCGCTTGTCGGCCTGCTGTTCTCTTCCGCCGTGACCTTGGCGGTCCTGGAACATGCTTGTCTGAACCGTGGTTTGCGAAACCTCAAGCTTATCAACCTGCAGCCCTTGAGACTGAAGCGATGAGCGAAGCTGTGCCATCTGATTTTCGAGTATATCTTTAGCTGCTGTCGTATCTGTCAAGAAAAGGGCTGTCAGTTGACCGTTATGTACCGTAATCCGTACGTCAACTTGTCCAAGGTGCTCCGGGAACAGCGATATACGCGCTTCGGATACGCCATTAACCGATGATACGTTAAACTGCTTCGCAACTAGGCTCTGCATCGTTTCGGCAAACTGTTGCACCGGAATGGGAGCCGCAATCTTGACCGGGTGGATTTGCCGCTGCTGTTCTTGGCTTCCGGCAATTGGGACAGCCGTACTGCTGCTAGCCGCCAATTCTTCTGCCGGTTTATCAGCAGATACCGTTTCTTGCTTCGAAGGAAGAACCTTTAACAATCCGACATGCAGCAGCTGATTAGCCATCCGGTGAAGATGTGAATTGGAAGCCTGCGTCGTCTGTATATTCGGCATAGCATCTGCCGATTCAACGTTAGGAACAGCAGCATGCTGAATTTTAACGCGTTGCGGCATCACACCATCAAGCATCTGCTTGACTTGCGTAAGCTGCTTGCCAATCAAATCAAGCTGATCGAGAGTAACTTTGCCGCCTCTCCCTTGCTGCAGAAAAGACCGAAGATCCATTAACGCGTCCTGAAGCCCGAACTTCAATGCTGTCATCACTTCTTTATTATGGCCCGACTGTTCTTCCGGCGAAGACAATGATTTCGGTATCAATGCAGCTGATTGCTGGGCGAGCCCGGTCTGGACAGCTTCGGATAATTTAATCGCCGTATTCGAATCAATAGAAGCTTGTCCGGCATTTTCATCTGCTGGATTAACGTTAGCTGGATCGGCTGCAGGCTGCTGCAGCACAGGCATGCCTAGTAAAGCTAGAAGCTCGTCCAGCTGCTTCAAGGTATCCGCCATATCGTTTTCACTAACGGCGCTGTCACCCTTCGGGTCATCTTGCGAATCCAGCTTTTTCAATAGCTCTTCAATAGCTTTCAGCAGATCGGCTGCGGTAAAATTGCTGCCCAGCAGTCCAGTAAGCGCGTTAGCGTTTATCGGAATCGCCGCCGCTTCTCCGGTGACCGGAGCTTGTGACTGGCCTGTTGTGGTTAGAACGCCGGAGATCGTCTGTTCAAGCGTTTGATCGAAGCCATTGCTTTCGGGAGCCGTGCCTTTTGTACCGTTGCCGCCGGGCTGTGCTTGACTTACGGCCGGCGCCGCTTGAGAAATAGACATTTGCATACATTTCACCTCCTTTCCGTGAGGCGGGAATGCCACTATTTGCCGGTCATCAGCTTCGAGACAAGCTGTGCAGTAACGTCTTTATTCTGGCTAGACATTTCAGCTACAATTCTTGACCTTGAAGCATCGTCCACCGCATCCAATATCCGCAATACCTTGCTTGGAGTTAGGTCCGCCATTTTTAGCAGCAGCGCACCGGCGGTCTTTGGGTCCATAGTTGAGAAGGTTGCCTTAAGCTGAGTTGTGTCGAGCACGGTTTGCGGCTGTGACGCAGCTGTTTCCTGCTGCTTGATTTCCGCTTGCAATGCTGCGATTTGCCGGTCTTTGGCTGTCTTTACGTCCTTAAGCATCACAGTGGCTTGCGCTGCCACCTTAGGCGTCATTTTTTCCAAAATGTTAACACGGTCATCAGGCCGCATCGCATCGAGGACGAGGACTGCATCTTCAATCTGCATGCTTTCAAGAATAGGCGCCGCCTTGCTTGGAGTAATCTTCGCATACATACCAGCCAGCTCGCTGATTTTGCTTTGATACTGCTCGTCGTCGAGACGTTTAACTTCGTTTACCTGTTTCAGCTGGGCTATTTGTCCTTGCAAGTCGGTGATTTGTTGCGATTGCTTTGCTGTCTCTTCGGCCGCTTTTGCCAACTCCGCTTCTTTCGCTGCAAGCTTCGAAGTCAGCTCGGCAATTTTCGCCGCACTGTTCGCGGTTTTTAATTTCCCTTCGTCAACAACGCCCTGTTGACCGCCAGAAGCAGGCTCAGGAAGCACTTGCTTGAGAAACGGGATCGAATGGCCGATCTCAAGCGCTTTATTGCGTAAATCAACATTAAACAAAGTGACAAGTACACCGAGCAGCACAAGTGTAAACAGCACCGGCGTAACGAAAAACATAAACCGTTCGAAGCCGCTGTAACCTTGCTTTTCCATTTCCAAGTCCGCCAAATCTATCCCTCCCTCGAGCACTGACGCCCGATTCGTCAAGCCCGTTCCAGTTATGTGACTGAAGTCATGTAACGGACAGTTGCCAATTCATCCATTTCGTTTTGTTCCTTCAACTGCAGCATAGTGCGAAATCGGTTAAGCGCTCGTTCTTTCGATTTTTGCCAAACCTTCTCATCCATCATCTTATCGGAGAGAAACGTACGGCTGTCGTCCACCTGCTGCCGGGCCTTACTAACATCAATCCGTTTGCTGGTGATGGAGGAATCGATGAAATCCACATAGTGCTGCATAATCATCAAATCCGAGAGCGGAACGGCAGTCAATGAAGCTTCCTGCAAGCGGCTTGACCACGATTCTCGCTCTTGCAATAGATTGTCAAGCGTCGTTTCTTCAGATTGCAGCTTGCCGAATGCGGCCGATAACAGCCATTCCGCTTGCGTCTTCTCACTTGACTTAAGATCGACGATCTTCTGATACGCATACTCAAACTTTGCCACCGTCGAAACCGTCCCTTCTTGTCACGAACCATGCTCGAATTCTTGATTCGTTAGTGGAGTCTTTTTTAGTTATCTTTTATAGAAATCGATCACTAATCTCTCTTGAGCTTCTTTATAGTCGACCTTTTCTGATGTTTTTTGACGGGTGTAAGCGCGAATCGGCTCAATGTTTTCAATAGCCTTATCTATTTCTGTATTCGAACCTCGTTGGTACGCCCCAATATTAATAAGGTCTTCCGAATCTTTATAAATAGAAAGGAGACGTTTCAACTCATTCGCTGCATCCTGCTGCTCTTCCGGAACGATTTCTTTCATGACTCGACTGACAGATGACAGAATATCAATAGCGGGAAAATGTCCTTTATTGGCTAGATCCCTGCTCAAGACAATATGACCGTCCAATATACCGCGAACGGCGTCGGCAATCGGCTCATTCATATCGTCGCCGTCGACGAGCACAGTGTAGAATGCGGTGATCGAGCCTTTTGACCCTGTTCCGGCCCGTTCCAATAGTTTCGGCAGATTCGCAAAAACCGACGGGGTGTATCCCCTTGTAGCGGGCGGTTCTCCTATTGCCAAGCCGACCTCACGCAGCGCCATCGCATACCGAGTGACTGAATCCATCATGAGCATCACATTCAAGCCGCGGTCGCGGAAATATTCAGCGATTGTTGTCGCAATCAGAGCTCCCTTGATTCGAATCAGAGCCGGCTGATCGGACGTAGCGACAATAACGACAGAGCGCGAAAGCCCTTCAGGGCCGAGATCCTTCTCGATAAATTCAAGCACCTCGCGTCCTCGCTCGCCGATAAGTGCAATCACATTCACGTCGGCGGAGGTATTACGGGCAACCATACCGAGCAGCGTACTTTTGCCTACACCCGACCCGGCGAATATTCCGACGCGCTGACCTTGGCCTATCGTCAGCAGTCCGTCGATGGCGCGTACGCCAATACTAAGCGGTTCCTTGACCCTCGGCCTCATTAAAGGATTGCTTGGCTGATTATGGGTCGAGTAATGCGGCATCCTGCTGGAAATAAAAGAACCGTCGAGCGGTTGACCGAGCCCGTCAAGTACTCTGCCGAGTAAATCGGAACCCACCTGCACCGAAAGAGGTTTACCGGTTCCGACTACATCGCAGCCCGGTCCGATCGATTGCAGTTCACCGAGCGGCATGAGAATAACCTTATTGTTGCGAAATCCGACAACCTCGGCTTTGAGCGGCTTGGCCGACTTAACCGGGTAGATGAAGCAGACATCGCCGATACTTGCATCAGGACCTTCCGACTCGACGGTTAATCCGATAACTTGCGTTACTTTGCCGTTTACACGTACGGGAT
This is a stretch of genomic DNA from Paenibacillus sp. sptzw28. It encodes these proteins:
- the fliR gene encoding flagellar biosynthetic protein FliR, giving the protein MDVFLKGFPIFLLIFCRITSFFVVAPVFSSRNVPASFKIGFCFIVSLLVFLTYGLKQTIVPDAGFILIIVREILAGVLLGFTSYLFFAAIQTAGAFMDLQIGFGIADVIDPMTGASAPLLANLKFMIATLIFLSINGHHYLLSAILQSYEWIPLSNSLFSRLYEGSIADFLVRTFADTFMLALQMSAPIVVAMFLTDVGLGFLARTAPQYNVFVIGIPLKIIIGLLMLAIMLPGLVIIFNHLFSQMFTAMNKLFVIIHGPVS
- the fliQ gene encoding flagellar biosynthesis protein FliQ, with protein sequence MSSDFVIALAGQAVYTVLKASAPMLVLGLVVGLIVSIFQATTQIQEQTLGFIPKIVAVLLSILLFGPWILNTLVDFTYNLLNNLYKYIG
- the fliP gene encoding flagellar type III secretion system pore protein FliP (The bacterial flagellar biogenesis protein FliP forms a type III secretion system (T3SS)-type pore required for flagellar assembly.) encodes the protein MNKKIIISLIALQAIALLVHSHTFAAPLPNVSVNIGDGSEKPGTSALSLLLIITVLSVAPAILVLMTSFTRIVIVLGFVRTSLGTQQMPPNQVLIGLAMFLSFFIMAPTFGQVNEVALQPYLKGDLTQTEALSKAVVPMKKFMFNQTREKDLLLFMNYTKTAKPKTYEDIPITVMVPAYTLSELRTAFQMGFMIFIPFLVIDMVVASTLMAMGMMMLPPVMISLPFKILLFVLVDGWYLIVKSLLLSFHT
- a CDS encoding flagellar biosynthetic protein FliO, producing the protein MKSKNGLRLAGLSLGGWLMTVNLAAAAPGQDGAPDIGGPGVGYFIWVIVALMLVIGLIVLLIKWLSARNRGWGNNRALRSLGGIPLGPNKSLQVVELSGRVYVVGVGDSITLLDKIEDAYAASAVLEAIDQQNSRHWNSSSIADLLSRLRNRKQNIEPTSEPWQAAASFQEMLQDKMKRQSVQKQKVEDLLKEQNHNDRLLDE
- a CDS encoding response regulator codes for the protein MANRILIVDDAAFMRMMIRDILTKNGYEVVGEAQDGSQAIEKYKELKPDLITMDITMPEMDGIVALKEIKKIDGNAKVIMCSAMGQQAMVIDAIQAGAKDFIVKPFQADRVIEAIKKTLG
- the fliY gene encoding flagellar motor switch phosphatase FliY, translating into MTSKDYLSQEEIDALLRQSSDEPDMPEAAGLEQQLSDYLSSIEQDALGEIGNITFGSAATALSTLLGRKVDITTPTVSIIKRSELDDEFPKPHVAVSVRYVDGFQGINSLVIKTADAQTIADLMLGGEGKPANEELNEIHISAVQEAMNQMMGSSATSMSTIFNRFVNISPPGIDILNVSNGEGVDNLPPDDTFIKVSFRLAIGDLIDSTIMQLLPISFAKEMVSTLMGGAFDSEPVPAPAAPVSAPPAQTYAAPEPAPAAPPIPMSPPAAAAAHMEQSVPQYAAGPQTYGGLPNRNVNVQPVQFANFQGAPYIQPEDSNLNLLLDIPLKVTVELGRTQKQIKDILELSQGSIIELDKLAGEPVDILVNNKLIAKGEVVVIDENFGVRVTDIVSQWDRMQKLQ
- the fliM gene encoding flagellar motor switch protein FliM codes for the protein MVDVLSQNEIDALLAALSSGEMDAEELKKEDTQKKIRSYEFKRALRFSKDHLRSLTRVHENFARYLTTYFSAQLRTFVQISVVQVEQLPYDEFIRSIPKMTILNIFEAEPLEGRMVLEVHPNVAYAMLDRMLGGQGMAPSKINALTEIETIIMERIFSRAFESLQEAWKTVIDISPRMEALETNPQFMQIVSPNETIALISLSTKIGDTTGMINLCIPHVVIEPIMPRLSVHHWFVSQKKTRAPEEIEVLKQRVSKAKLPIVAELGQSSISIREFLGLGVGDVIALNKPISEGLDIKVGEKLKFKGSPGSVKDRLAIQIDEVLTEGVEEEYDE
- a CDS encoding flagellar basal body-associated FliL family protein, which produces MKKMLPWLITILLAITLIAIVAVILYNSMMSGDATKDATGKAASSADKVKVVHLDADERVAVTSEITDIKTNLAGDDYIAVMGFAFQLDEKSTKEDFDKIKDIEIKPIIIRTLADITPEEINGSRGKDELCAKLLNLINPQLPDGKLVNVQVTDFIVTKL
- a CDS encoding flagellar FlbD family protein; protein product: MIAVTRLNGTQYYVNALLIETVEETPDTLITLTTGKKILVLEKAADLISSIQLYLRSIGVYAATLKSGQTEGPST
- the flgG gene encoding flagellar basal body rod protein FlgG codes for the protein MLRSMYSGVSGMRGFQTKLDVIGNNIANVNTVGFKAGRVMFKDILSQSVAGVTRPEDGTTGGVNAKQIGLGVALASIDTVHTPGSAMTTNVPTDLRIDGDGFFAVSPDDGTTKYLTRAGNFTLDALGQLVNGDGMFVLDSGGAPIKLDPAAVKSFSIAQDGSIIGVADDGTSSVVAQLGIMKVVNPGGLEKLGGNLYKMTQNANANGDETLTTAGDLTAGTGAIVAGQLEMSNVDLTSEFTEMIVAQRGFQANSRIITTSDEILQEVVNLKR